A region from the Streptomyces lydicus genome encodes:
- a CDS encoding GNAT family N-acetyltransferase: MTLEWPGDDDWAAIASWLRPGSPAAVLSGDWELLGAAEVEQANRSGRVHHLVIRTKDGDRIGTVSYQRSGRIGGFTVGGAIGAPELWRRGYGAEAVVLLVDYLFHQLDAHRVQVTTAGYNKGVIRLMTKTPFVVEGILRDHCYLDGRFHDAIVWGLLRDEHYASLKPSEDNRVLAVGLADFLSDDDKTQARAVLAEHLATGRRTALDAYLDGAPEPARPAAPLAAGTAEPAEPAEPDLLATEPAAPLATEVTAPAPARGAA; this comes from the coding sequence GTGACCTTGGAATGGCCCGGCGACGACGACTGGGCAGCGATCGCCTCCTGGCTGCGGCCCGGCTCGCCGGCCGCCGTGCTCAGCGGGGACTGGGAGCTGCTGGGCGCCGCCGAGGTCGAGCAGGCCAACCGCTCCGGCCGGGTCCACCACCTGGTGATCCGTACCAAGGACGGCGACCGCATCGGCACCGTGAGCTACCAGCGCTCCGGCCGGATCGGCGGCTTCACTGTCGGCGGCGCGATCGGCGCACCGGAGCTGTGGCGCCGGGGCTACGGTGCGGAGGCCGTGGTGCTGCTCGTCGACTACCTCTTCCACCAGCTCGACGCGCACCGGGTGCAGGTCACCACCGCCGGCTACAACAAGGGCGTCATCCGGCTGATGACGAAGACCCCGTTCGTGGTCGAGGGCATCCTGCGCGACCACTGCTACCTCGACGGACGGTTCCACGACGCGATCGTCTGGGGTCTGCTGCGCGACGAGCACTACGCCTCGCTCAAACCCAGTGAGGACAACCGCGTGCTGGCCGTCGGCCTCGCCGACTTCCTCTCCGACGACGACAAGACCCAGGCCCGCGCCGTCCTCGCCGAGCACCTGGCGACCGGCCGCCGTACCGCACTCGACGCCTACCTGGACGGGGCTCCCGAGCCCGCCCGGCCGGCCGCACCGCTCGCCGCCGGAACCGCCGAGCCCGCCGAGCCCGCCGAGCCCGATCTTCTCGCCACCGAGCCCGCCGCACCCCTCGCCACCGAGGTCACCGCCCCCGCCCCCGCGCGAGGTGCCGCATGA